In Clostridium omnivorum, the DNA window ATTGGCATAGTTGCTCTATCATCCATAATAATAGATATATTGCTTTTAAAATTTAAATTCTTTTTACAATGTTCTAAATTATCCATAGTAGTTTTATCTGAGCAGATGTTTTTAATATTAATCTTATGAATGAAGGTAATATAACATACTAAAAAATATGTTAGTAACATTGAAGAAAATATAACCCAGATGAAAGCTAATGTATTAAAATTAAAGTAATTGTTTGGAATAATATGATCACTTTCGATTGACAATGGTGAATTGCTTTTGCTATAAACCTCCATATATTTGTTTGTAGAGCTGTGGTCATTATATAATTTGGAATCAGAAATTGAAGCATTGTTTTGTTCTGTATTCAAAGTGCTTTTTTGTTCCATAATCGAATTAGAAAAATTTATATTAGGGTTAATAATATTATTAGATGATATAAAGGATGTATTACTAAAAACATTAAAGATGCTTATTGGACTACTTGGAGTAAAGGGAAACATTAGCCTTAGTACTAATAGAAGCCAAATATAATAATGCCATTTAGAACTTAATTTATATTTAAAAATGCCTTTTACAAATAATATTAGCAAAGCAGTGACAGATCCCATTAGGGAAGTAGTAATTAATATATTAAAAGCAATATTTAGAGTCACTAATCTCACCACCTATTTATTTTTCTCTTCCAACAGGCGTTTTAACTCTTCAATTTCTTCATCTGAAAAACTTTCTTCTTTAAGGAAATTAGATACAAGTAAGTGAATGGAACCGTCATAGAGTTTTTCTAAAAACGACTTTGTTTCGTGATTAGTCAGTTCCTCTTTTGATATAAGTGGGGCATATTGGTAATGGGAGGAAAACCTGCTTGCTGAGATACCCCCTTTTTTTACTAAACGACTTATTAAAGTATGAATTGTCTTTGGCTTCCAGGGTGTACTTTTAGAAACAGCTTCAATTATTTCTGAGGAAGTAAGAGGAGATTTCTCCCATAAAACCTTCATTATCTGAAGCTCGGCATCTGTAATATTTATGTATTCTTTCATTATAATTCCTCCTACAATTGTAGTATATTTATATAATATTCTATTTCCTACAATTGTAATACATATTTTATAATCAAAATAGTTACATAATATTACATAAATTTGCAAACATTCTATAAAAGGACTGATGCACTTGTTAGCTAAGTAAAAAACCACTCATAACTTTAAAAAATTAACCTTTTAGGCTTATTTCTTTAAAGTAAGAGTGGCTTTTGTATATTATCCAAGCATTAATTGATTTTTTATAGAAGAATTATAATTTTCAAAAACACATTTTAGTAGATCTACCGATATATTTGCAGTTTCATCATTATTGTCAAGAAGTGGGTTAAGCTCAACAAAATCAAGGGATACCATCATTCCGGAAGAAGCAAAAGCACTAAGTACCTTTTTAGCTTCATCAACTGTTAATCCATCAGCAACAGGAGTGCCTGTTCCTGGAACAAAGCTTGAATCCACAGCATCTATGTCAAAGCTCACATGTATTGCATCAACTTTATCTTTAAGATAAGCTATGCTTTCCTCAAGCACTTTGTCTATTCCTTGCTTTTTAATCTTGTCCATAGTATAGGCGTTAATACTGCAATCTTTAATTATATCAACCTCGCCAGGGTCTAGATCTCTACCAGCTATGTGCACAATATTTTCAGGTTTTATTTTTATTCTATGTTCAAACAGATTGACCAATTTATCTGGTCCTTGTCCAATTGATGCAGCCAGAGGCATGCCGTGAATATTTCCTGTAAAAGTAGTTTCGTGGGTGTTTAAATCCCCGTGTGCGTCAATCCAAACCACACCAAGATTTTTTATTTTTTTACTTACTCCTGCGATGCTTCCAATACCTAAGCTGTGGTCACCACCAAGTACTAACGGAAAATTACCCTTTGATATAGAGTCATACACTTTAAAAGCAAGCTTCGTGTTTGCATCTATTACTACATCGTAGAACTTTAATTTTTGATCACATCTGTAAATATGCTCATCACTAACTTTTGCAACCTCAATATCTCCAAGGTCGCATACATCATAATCCATTTCTTTTAATAATTGTTCAATTTCCATTTCTCTAAATTTATCAGGGCCGAAATTACTCCCTTTTTTTGCTGCTCCGTGGTTCATAGGCATTCCTATGATGTTTATTGACATGTATCATTCCTCCTTGGACTTTATAATTTATATGTAATTATAGATTTTGACTTATATAAATTCTAACAGTCTTTTTATACAGATTTTTTCTATTTATATAAGTTAA includes these proteins:
- the rocF gene encoding arginase, which encodes MSINIIGMPMNHGAAKKGSNFGPDKFREMEIEQLLKEMDYDVCDLGDIEVAKVSDEHIYRCDQKLKFYDVVIDANTKLAFKVYDSISKGNFPLVLGGDHSLGIGSIAGVSKKIKNLGVVWIDAHGDLNTHETTFTGNIHGMPLAASIGQGPDKLVNLFEHRIKIKPENIVHIAGRDLDPGEVDIIKDCSINAYTMDKIKKQGIDKVLEESIAYLKDKVDAIHVSFDIDAVDSSFVPGTGTPVADGLTVDEAKKVLSAFASSGMMVSLDFVELNPLLDNNDETANISVDLLKCVFENYNSSIKNQLMLG
- a CDS encoding BlaI/MecI/CopY family transcriptional regulator, whose product is MKEYINITDAELQIMKVLWEKSPLTSSEIIEAVSKSTPWKPKTIHTLISRLVKKGGISASRFSSHYQYAPLISKEELTNHETKSFLEKLYDGSIHLLVSNFLKEESFSDEEIEELKRLLEEKNK